A stretch of Microtus pennsylvanicus isolate mMicPen1 chromosome 5, mMicPen1.hap1, whole genome shotgun sequence DNA encodes these proteins:
- the Prrt2 gene encoding proline-rich transmembrane protein 2 has translation MAASSSEVPEMKGVEESSKTQREGPDHSETGLGPAQVVAEIPDQPEALQPGPGITAAPVDSGPKAELDPETTETPVEAPETAQATDLSLNPGEESKASPSPSEACQEPAPKPDAKKEAAAEQGSEPQSAAPPESVSEPAFQSDPQPAPQPSPKLPLQPEAPTQEDPTPEILTESIGEKQENGAVVPLQAGDGEEGPAPEPHSPPSTKTPPANGAPPRVLQKLVEEDRIGRAHSGHPGSPRGSLSRHPSSQLAGPGVEGGDGTQKPRDYIILAILSCFCPMWPVNIVAFAYAVMSRNSLQQGDVDGAQRLGRVAKLLSIVALVGGVLIIIASCVINLGVYK, from the exons ATGGCAGCCAGCAGCTCTGAGGTCCCTGAAATGAAGGGGGTAGAAGAGAGTTCCAAGACCCAGAGAGAAGGACCTGACCATTCTGAAACTGGACTAGGTCCTGCCCAGGTTGTAGCAGagattccagaccagccagaggcCCTTCAGCCAGGCCCAGGTATCACTGCAGCCCCTGTGGACTCAGGGCCTAAGGCTGAGCTGGACCCAGAAACCACAGAGACCCCAGTTGAGGCCCCCGAAACAGCCCAGGCCACAGACCTCAGCTTAAACCCAGGAGAAGAATCCAaggccagccccagccccagcgaGGCATGCCAAGAGCCAGCACCCAAACCAGATGCGAAGAAAGAAGCCGCAGCAGAGCAGGGGTCTGAGCCACAGTCTGCAGCCCCTCCTGAGTCAGTCTCAGAGCCTGCTTTCCAGTCAGACCCTCAGCCAGCTCCCCAGCCTTCTCCTAAACTACCCCTTCAGCCAGAAGCCCCCACCCAAGAGGACCCTACCCCTGAGATCCTGACAGAAAGTATAGGggaaaagcaagaaaatggaGCAGTGGTTCCCCTTCAGGCTGGTGATGGGGAAGAGGGTCCAGCCCCTGAGCCTCACTCGCCACCCTCAACTAAAACACCACCAGCCAATGGGGCTCCCCCTCGTGTGCTGCAGAAGCTGGTCGAGGAGGACAGAATAGGAAGGGCTCATAGTGGGCACCCAGGATCTCCACGAGGTAGCCTGAGCCGccatcccagctcccagctggCAGGGCCTGGGGTGGAAGGGGGTGATGGCACCCAGAAACCCCGGGACTACATCATCCTTGCCATCCTGTCCTGCTTCTGCCCCATGTGGCCTGTCAACATTGTGGCCTTCGCTTATGCCGTCATG TCCCGGAACAGCCTGCAACAGGGGGACGTGGATGGGGCTCAACGTCTGGGCCGAGTAGCCAAGCTCTTAAGCATCGTGGCGCTGGTGGGGGGGGTCCTCATCATCATCGCCTCCTGCGTCATCAACTTGGGCG TGTATAAGTGA
- the Mvp gene encoding LOW QUALITY PROTEIN: major vault protein (The sequence of the model RefSeq protein was modified relative to this genomic sequence to represent the inferred CDS: deleted 1 base in 1 codon) — translation MKPPGIQRFGRGLGFTMATEEAIIRIPPYHYIHVLDQNSNVSRVEVGPKTYIRQDNERVLFAPVRMVTVPPRHYCIVANPVSRDAQNLVLFDTTGQVRLRHADQEIRLAQDPFPLYPGEVLEKDITPLQVVLPNTALHLKALLDFEDENGDKIMAGDEWLFEGPGTYIPQKEVEVVEIIQATVIKQNQALRLRARKECFDRDGKQRVTGEEWLVRSVGAYLPAVFEEVLDLVDAVILTEKTALHLRARQNFRDLRGVAHRTGEEWLVTVQDTEAHVPDVHEEVLGVVPITTLGPRHYCVILDPMGPDGKNQLGQKRVVKGEKSFFLQPGERLERGIQDVYVLSEQQGLLLRALQPLEEGENEEKVSHQAGDRWLIRGPLEYVPSAKVEVVEERQAIPLDLNEGIYVQDVKTGKVRAVIGSTYMLTQDEVLWEKELPPGVEELLNLGHDPLADRGQKATGKTLQPSAPRNKTRVVSYRVPHNAAVQVYDYRAKRARVVFGPELVSLDPEEQFTVLSLSAGRPKRPHARRALCLLLGPDFFTDVITIETADHARLQLQLAYNWHFELKDRNDPVETAKLFSVPDFVGDACKAIASRVRGAVASVTFDDFHKNSARIIRMAVFGFETSEDTGPDGTLLPRARDRAVFPQNGLVVSSVDVQSVEPVDQRTRDALQRSVQLAIEITTNSQEAAAKHEAQRLEQEARGRLERQKILDQSEAEKARKELLELEAMSMAVESTGNAKAEAESRAEAARIEGEGSVLQAKLKAEALAIETEAELERVKKVRELELVYARAQLELEVSKAQQLADVEAKKFKEMTAALGPSTIKDLAVAGPEMQVKLLQSLGLKSTLITDGSSPINLFNTASGCWGWGLMVSRQRKSNVACRPSLEKAAPCQALLLQAL, via the exons ATGAAACCACCTGGGattcagag GTTTGGCCGGGGCTTGGGCTTCACCATGGCAACTGAAGAGGCCATCATCCGCATCCCCCCATACCACTATATCCATGTGCTGGACCAAAACAGCAATGTGTCCCGTGTGGAGGTTGGACCAAAGACATACATCCGGCAGGACAATGAGAG GGTACTGTTTGCCCCAGTGCGCATGGTGACAGTTCCCCCACGCCACTACTGCATAGTGGCCAACCCTGTGTCCCGGGACGCCCAGAACTTGGTGCTGTTTGATACCACAGGGCAGGTTCGACTTCGCCATGCTGACCAGGAGATCCGACTGGCCCAGGACCCCTTTCCTCTGTACCCAGGGGAAGTGCTGGAAAAG GACATCACCCCGCTGCAGGTGGTGCTGCCCAACACGGCCCTGCATCTTAAGGCCTTGCTGGACTTTGAGGATGAGAATGGAGACAAGATCATGGCGGGCGATGAGTGGCTGTTTGAGGGGCCTG gcACCTACATCCCCCAGAAGGAAGTGGAGGTCGTGGAAATCATCCAGGCTACGGTCATCAAACAGAACCAGGCATTGCGGCTACGGGCCCGGAAGGAATGCTTTGACCGGGATGGCAAGCAGAGGGTGACAG GTGAAGAGTGGCTGGTCAGGTCTGTGGGTGCTTATCTCCCAGCTGTGTTTGAAGAGGTGCTGGATCTGGTGGATGCTGTGATCCTTACAGAGAAG ACAGCCCTGCACCTCCGGGCCCGGCAGAACTTCAGGGACCTTCGGGGAGTGGCCCACCGCACTGGGGAGGAGTGGTTAGTGACAGTCCAGGACACAGAAGCTCATGTACCAGATGTCCATGAGGAGGTGCTGGGGGTCGTACCCATCACCACTCTGGGACCTCGACATTACTGTGTCATCCTTGACCCCATGGGACCAGATGGCAAGAACCAGCTGGGACAGAAGCGTGTTGTCAAG GGAGAGAAGTCCTTTTTCCTCCAGCCAGGGGAGAGGCTGGAAAGAGGCATCCAGGATGTGTATGTGCTGTCAGAGCAACaagggctgctgctgagggcaCTGCAGCccctggaggagggggagaacgAGGAGAAGGTCTCCCACCAAGCCGGAGACCGCTGGCTCATCCGTGGGCCCCTGGAGTATGTGCCCTCTGCGaaagtggaggtggtggaggagcgCCAGGCCATCCCTCTGGACCTAAATGAGGGCATCTATGTGCAAGATGTCAAGACCGGGAAG GTGCGGGCTGTGATTGGAAGCACCTACATGCTGACCCAGGATGAAGTCCTATGGGAAAAGGAGCTGCCTCCCGGGGTGGAGGAGCTGCTGAACTTGGGGCATGACCCTCTGGCAGATAGGGGTCAGAAGGCCACAGGCAAGACCCTTCAGCCCTCCGCTCCAAGGAACAAGACCCGAGTGGTCAGCTACCGTGTCCCACACAATGCAGCCGTGCAGGTGTACGACTACAGAGCCAAGAGAGCCCG CGTGGTCTTTGGGCCTGAGCTGGTGTCACTGGATCCCGAGGAGCAGTTCACAGTGTTGTCCCTGTCTGCCGGGCGGCCCAAGCGTCCCCACGCTCGCCGCGCTCTCTGCTTGCTGCTAGGACCCGACTTCTTCACTGACGTCATCACCATTGAGACTGCGGATCACGCCCGGCTGCAGCTGCAACTTGCCTACAACTG GCACTTTGAGCTGAAGGACCGGAATGACCCTGTAGAGACAGCGAAGCTTTTCTCCGTGCCTGACTTTGTGGGTGATGCGTGCAAGGCCATTGCATCCCGAGTCCGAGGGGCTGTAGCTTCTGTCACCTTTGATGACTTCCATAAGAACTCAGCTCGAATCATTCGCATGGCTGTTTTTGGCTTCGAGACATCCGAAGACACGGGTCCTGATGGCACCCTCCTGCCCCGCGCTCGTGACCGGGCGGTCTTTCCCCAGAACGGGCTGGTGGTCAGCAGTGTGGATGTGCAGTCTGTGGAGCCAGTGGACCAGAGGACGCGGGACGCCCTTCAGCGCAGTGTCCAGCTGGCCATTGAAATCACCACCAACTCCCAGGAGGCAGCAGCCAA GCATGAGGCTCAGAGACTGGAGCAGGAAGCCCGTGGCCGGCTTGAGAGGCAGAAGATCCTGGACCAGTCAGAAGCTGAAAAAGCCCGCAAGGAACTCTTGGAGCTTGAGGCTATGAG CATGGCTGTGGAAAGCACGGGAAATGCCAAGGCAGAGGCTGAGTCCCGTGCGGAGGCTGCCCGGATCGAAGGAGAAGGTTCTGTGCTGCAGGCCAAGCTAAAGGCAGAGGCGTTAGCCATTGAGACG GAAGCTGAGCTGGAGCGAGTAAAGAAAGTACGTGAGCTGGAACTGGTCTACGCCCGGGCTCAGCTGGAACTGGAAGTGAGCAAGGCGCAGCAGCTGGCAGATGTGGAGGCAAAGAAATTCAAGGAGATGACGGCAGCTCTGGGCCCCAGCACCATCAAGGACCTGGCTGTGGCTGGGCCAGAGATGCAG GTGAAACTTCTTCAGTCCCTGGGCCTGAAATCCACTCTCATCACAGACGGCTCTTCTCCCATCAACCTCTTCAACACAGCC TCGGGATGCTGGGGCTGGGGTCTGATGGTCAGCCGCCAGCGCAAAAGTAACGTGGCATGCAGGCCCAGCCTGGAGAAGGCTGCTCCTTGCCAGGCCCTCCTGCTCCAGGCTCTTTGA
- the Pagr1 gene encoding PAXIP1-associated glutamate-rich protein 1: MSLGHGTLAGSTAAPLSEEGEVTSGLQALAVEDTGGPSVSASKAEEEGQGGQEEAGRAGSRAEEALEAPSAADDERAEGESEDWCVPCSDEEVELPANGQSWMPPPSEIQRLYELLAAQGTLELQAEILPRRPPTPEAQSEEERSDEEPEAKEEEEEKPHMPTEFDFDDEPMTPKDSLIDRRRTPGSAARSQKREARLDKVLSDMKRHKKLEEQILRTGRDLFSLDSEGPSPASPPLRSSGSSLFPRQRKY; encoded by the exons ATGTCCTTGGGCCATGGAACCCTTGCAGGCAGCACAGCGGCGCCTCTGTCTGAAGAAGGGGAAGTGACTTCCGGCCTCCAGGCTCTGGCGGTGGAGGACACCGGAGGTCCCTCCGTCTCGGCTAGTAAGGCCGAGGAAGAGGGGCAAGGAGGTCAGGAGGAGGCCGGGCGTGCGGGATCCAGGGCTGAGGAGGCACTAGAAGCTCCCAGCGCTGCGGACGACGAGCGCGCCGAGGGAGAATCCGAAGACTGGTGCGTGCCCTGCAGCGATGAGGAGGTGGAGCTGCCGGCCAATGGGCAGTCCTGGATGCCCCCACCCTCCGAAATCCAGCGACTCTATGAACTGCTGGCAGCCCAAGGTACTCTGGAGCTTCAAGCGGAGATCCTGCCCCGCCGGCCCCCTACTCCTGAAGCCCAGAGTGAAGAGGAGAGATCAGATGAGGAGCCGGAGgccaaagaggaggaggaggaaaa GCCGCACATGCCTACAGAATTTGACTTTGACGATGAGCCCATGACACCGAAGGACTCCCTGATTGACAGGAGACGTACGCCAG GGAGCGCAGCCCGGAGCCAGAAACGCGAGGCCCGCCTGGATAAGGTCCTCTCGGACATGAAGCGGCATAAGAAACTAGAGGAACAGATCCTTCGGACTGGGAGAGACCTCTTCAGCCTAGACTCAGAGGGTCCCAGCCCTGCCAGCCCCCCACTCCGATCCTCGGGGAGCAGTCTCTTCCCCAGGCAGCGGAAGTACTGA